A window of Longispora fulva contains these coding sequences:
- a CDS encoding aspartate aminotransferase family protein has product MTDSAYRDDRAHVFHSWSAQRALTPTVLAGGEGSWFWDGEGRRYLDFSSQLVNLNLGHQHPRVVAAIQEQAAKLCTVAPTFANDARSEAARLIAEVAPGDLSHVFFTNGGTEAVEHALRMARLTTGRHKILSAYRSYHGATAGAITLTGDPRRWGSEPSIPGVVRFFGPYPYRSAFHATTVREECDRALEHLEQVFTLEGPHTVAAVILETVVGTNGILVPPDGYLAGVRDLCDRYGALLICDEVMSGFGRCGEWFAADRWGVVPDLITFAKGVNSGYVPLGGVVLGPRVYEAFAERPYPGGLTYSGHPLACAAAVATIGAMRDEGVLERVRDLGSTLIGPRLAEIAARHPSVGDVRGLGFFWAIELVRDRDTREMLVPYNAAGADAAPMAELVAACKERGLWPFTHFNRVHVVPPCVTSEADLDTGLDILDEVLTLADRHYTGKEA; this is encoded by the coding sequence ATGACCGATTCCGCCTACCGCGACGACCGCGCCCACGTCTTCCACTCCTGGTCGGCGCAACGCGCCCTCACTCCGACCGTGCTGGCCGGCGGCGAGGGCTCCTGGTTCTGGGACGGCGAGGGACGCCGCTATCTGGACTTCTCCTCGCAGCTGGTCAATCTGAACCTGGGCCACCAGCACCCCAGGGTGGTGGCCGCGATCCAGGAGCAGGCCGCGAAGCTGTGCACCGTCGCGCCGACGTTCGCCAACGACGCGCGCAGCGAGGCAGCCCGGCTGATCGCCGAGGTCGCGCCCGGGGACCTGTCGCACGTGTTCTTCACCAACGGCGGCACCGAGGCCGTCGAGCACGCGCTGCGGATGGCCCGGCTGACCACCGGCCGGCACAAGATCCTCTCGGCGTACCGGTCCTATCACGGGGCGACCGCCGGGGCGATCACGCTCACCGGGGATCCGCGCCGCTGGGGCAGCGAGCCGAGCATCCCGGGCGTGGTGAGGTTCTTCGGGCCGTACCCGTACCGGTCGGCGTTTCACGCCACCACCGTGCGGGAGGAGTGCGACCGGGCGCTGGAGCACCTCGAGCAGGTGTTCACCCTGGAGGGCCCGCACACGGTCGCCGCCGTGATCCTGGAGACCGTGGTCGGCACCAACGGCATCCTGGTGCCGCCGGACGGCTACCTGGCCGGCGTCCGCGACCTGTGCGACCGGTACGGGGCACTGCTGATCTGCGACGAGGTGATGAGCGGGTTCGGCAGGTGCGGCGAGTGGTTCGCGGCCGACCGGTGGGGCGTGGTCCCCGACCTGATCACGTTCGCCAAGGGCGTCAACTCCGGGTACGTGCCCCTCGGCGGCGTCGTCCTCGGCCCCCGCGTCTACGAGGCGTTCGCCGAGCGGCCCTACCCGGGCGGGCTCACCTACTCCGGGCATCCCCTGGCCTGTGCGGCGGCCGTGGCGACCATCGGGGCGATGCGCGACGAGGGCGTCCTGGAACGGGTCCGCGACCTGGGCTCCACGCTCATCGGGCCCCGGCTCGCGGAGATCGCCGCGCGGCACCCCAGCGTGGGCGACGTGCGCGGCCTCGGGTTCTTCTGGGCGATCGAGCTGGTCCGTGACCGCGACACCCGGGAGATGCTGGTGCCGTACAACGCCGCCGGGGCCGACGCCGCACCGATGGCGGAGCTGGTCGCGGCGTGCAAGGAGCGCGGGCTGTGGCCGTTCACGCACTTCAACCGGGTGCACGTGGTGCCGCCGTGCGTGACGTCGGAGGCGGATCTCGACACCGGGCTCGACATCCTCGACGAGGTGCTGACCCTGGCCGACCGGCACTACACCGGCAAGGAGGCGTAG
- a CDS encoding TIGR03842 family LLM class F420-dependent oxidoreductase — protein MDIGVVLQCDPPARDVVALAQRAERAGFSHVWTFDSHLLWQEPFVIYSQILATTERVMVGPMVTSPGTRDWTVTASLFATLNEMYGNRTVCGMGRGDSAMRTLGLQPSSLKELRECVEVVRGLANGRTVRYRGQDLHFPWYTGGSLEVWVAAYGPKALAVAGEVGDGYILQLADPEIAAWMIGAVRTAAERAGRDPDAVKICVAAPAYVGDDLAHQRDQTRWFGGMVGNHVADIVARYGDTGAVPKALTDYIRGRQDYDYAEHGRAGNTHTTFVPDEIVDRFCVLGPPSEHVRRLKELRDLGVDQFAVYLQHDAKGETLAAYAETVIPSLA, from the coding sequence ATGGACATCGGCGTCGTCCTGCAGTGCGACCCGCCGGCCCGCGACGTCGTCGCGCTGGCCCAGCGGGCCGAACGGGCCGGGTTCAGCCACGTGTGGACCTTCGACTCGCACCTGCTGTGGCAGGAACCGTTCGTCATCTACAGCCAGATCCTCGCCACCACCGAACGCGTCATGGTCGGCCCGATGGTCACCAGCCCCGGCACCCGGGACTGGACGGTCACCGCGTCGCTGTTCGCGACCCTCAACGAGATGTACGGCAACCGGACCGTCTGCGGCATGGGCCGGGGCGACTCGGCGATGCGCACCCTCGGTCTGCAGCCCTCCAGTCTGAAAGAGCTGCGGGAGTGCGTCGAGGTCGTCCGGGGCCTGGCCAACGGCCGCACCGTCCGCTACCGGGGCCAGGACCTGCACTTCCCCTGGTACACCGGCGGCAGCCTGGAGGTGTGGGTCGCCGCCTACGGCCCCAAGGCCCTCGCGGTGGCCGGCGAGGTCGGCGACGGGTACATCCTGCAACTCGCCGACCCCGAGATCGCCGCGTGGATGATCGGCGCGGTGCGCACCGCCGCCGAGCGCGCCGGCCGCGACCCGGACGCCGTGAAGATCTGTGTCGCAGCGCCCGCCTACGTCGGCGACGACCTGGCGCACCAGCGCGACCAGACCCGCTGGTTCGGCGGCATGGTCGGCAACCACGTGGCCGACATCGTGGCCCGCTACGGCGACACCGGGGCCGTCCCCAAGGCGCTCACCGACTACATCCGGGGCCGGCAGGACTACGACTACGCCGAACACGGCCGGGCCGGCAACACCCACACCACGTTCGTGCCCGACGAGATCGTCGACCGGTTCTGCGTGCTCGGGCCGCCCTCTGAGCACGTCCGGCGGCTGAAAGAGTTGCGTGACCTGGGTGTGGACCAGTTCGCGGTGTATCTGCAGCACGACGCGAAGGGGGAGACCCTGGCCGCGTACGCGGAGACGGTCATCCCGTCCCTGGCGTAG
- a CDS encoding CoA-acylating methylmalonate-semialdehyde dehydrogenase, with protein MKQVKHWIDNAAVSGAGTRRLPVWDPATGTQQAEVLAATPAEVRAAVESALAAQPGWRAASLSRRAEVMFRFRELVDAQRKEIASLLSAEHGKTVADALGEVARGLENIEFATGAPHLLKGGFSEQAATGVDVYSIRQPLGVVAGVTPFNFPAMVPMWMFCNALVCGNTFVLKPSEKDPSVSLLLADLLMQAGLPPGAFNVVQGDREAVDALIADPDIAALSFVGSTPVARHVYEAGTRAGKRVQALGGAKNHMVVLPDADVPAAADAAVSAGFGSAGERCMAVSVVVAVGSVGDTLVDAIAERIRQIRVGPASDPDAEMGPLISREHRDRVAGYLDAAGGQVVIDGRDAHDGPGFFLGPCLVDHVGTDSVFYTDEIFGPVLSVVRVDTYEEALALVNANPYGNGTALFTRDGGAARQFQYDAVCGMVGINVPIPVPVAYYSFGGWKSSLFGDLHMYGPEGIAFYTRAKVVTSRWPDPATSAVDLGFPKVR; from the coding sequence ATGAAGCAGGTCAAGCACTGGATCGACAACGCGGCGGTGTCCGGCGCGGGGACCCGGCGCCTGCCCGTGTGGGACCCGGCGACCGGGACCCAGCAGGCGGAGGTCCTCGCCGCCACCCCCGCCGAGGTCCGCGCGGCGGTCGAGAGCGCCCTGGCGGCCCAGCCCGGCTGGCGGGCGGCGTCGCTGTCGCGGCGCGCGGAGGTGATGTTCCGGTTCCGCGAGCTCGTCGACGCCCAACGCAAGGAGATCGCGTCCCTGCTGTCGGCCGAGCACGGCAAGACCGTCGCCGACGCGCTCGGCGAGGTCGCCCGCGGCCTGGAGAACATCGAGTTCGCCACCGGCGCGCCGCACCTGCTCAAGGGCGGGTTCAGTGAACAGGCCGCCACCGGCGTCGACGTGTACTCCATCCGCCAGCCCCTCGGCGTCGTCGCCGGCGTCACCCCGTTCAACTTCCCGGCCATGGTGCCGATGTGGATGTTCTGCAACGCCCTGGTCTGCGGCAACACGTTCGTCCTCAAGCCCAGCGAGAAGGACCCGTCGGTGTCGCTGCTGCTCGCCGACCTGCTCATGCAGGCCGGGCTGCCGCCGGGCGCGTTCAACGTCGTGCAGGGCGACAGGGAGGCGGTCGACGCGCTGATCGCCGACCCCGACATCGCCGCGCTGAGCTTCGTCGGCTCCACTCCCGTCGCACGGCACGTCTATGAGGCGGGCACCCGGGCCGGCAAACGCGTCCAGGCGCTCGGCGGGGCGAAGAACCACATGGTGGTGCTGCCCGACGCGGACGTGCCGGCCGCCGCCGACGCGGCCGTGTCCGCCGGGTTCGGCTCGGCGGGGGAGCGGTGCATGGCCGTCTCCGTCGTCGTGGCCGTCGGTTCCGTCGGCGACACCCTCGTCGACGCGATCGCCGAGCGGATCCGGCAGATCCGGGTCGGCCCGGCCAGCGACCCCGACGCCGAGATGGGCCCCCTGATCAGCCGCGAGCACCGCGACCGGGTCGCCGGCTACCTCGACGCCGCCGGCGGGCAGGTCGTCATCGACGGCCGCGACGCCCACGACGGGCCCGGGTTCTTCCTCGGCCCGTGCCTCGTCGACCACGTCGGCACCGACTCGGTGTTCTACACCGACGAGATCTTCGGCCCCGTGCTGTCCGTCGTGCGGGTCGACACCTACGAGGAGGCCCTCGCGCTCGTCAACGCCAACCCGTACGGCAACGGGACGGCGTTGTTCACCCGCGACGGCGGGGCGGCGCGGCAGTTCCAGTACGACGCGGTGTGCGGGATGGTCGGGATCAACGTGCCCATCCCGGTGCCCGTCGCCTACTACTCCTTCGGCGGCTGGAAGTCCTCCCTGTTCGGCGACCTGCACATGTACGGCCCCGAGGGCATCGCCTTCTACACCCGGGCCAAGGTCGTCACGTCCCGGTGGCCCGACCCCGCGACCAGCGCGGTCGACCTCGGCTTCCCGAAGGTGAGGTGA
- the hydA gene encoding dihydropyrimidinase — MTGLLIKGGTVIGPSGATFADVLVEGETIAALFAPGRAPEDTARREIDATGKYVIPGGVDVHTHMQLPFGGTSASDTFDTGTRAAAFGGTTTIVDFAVQRTGEVVADGLAAWHAKADGECHIDYGFHMILGGVDDAALAAMDQLVETEGITSFKLFMAYPGVFYSDDGQILRAMQRARDNGATIMMHAENGIAIDVLIQQALARGETDPIYHGLTRPPALEAEAVHRAIRLAEVARDCPLYIVHLSASEALEQVAAARDAGRNVFAETCPQYLYLTLEDQLGAPGFEGAKWVCSTPLRSKFEPHGRDLWRGLRTNDLAVVSTDHCPFCFKDQKELGVGDFSKIPNGIGGVEHRMDLIYQGVVDGQLSLRRWVETVATTPARMFGLYPRKGVLAPGSDADIVVYDPAGHTTIGVETHHMNMDHSAYEGTRIDGRVDTVISRGSVIVDGAGYHGRKGHGRYLRRGLSQYLM, encoded by the coding sequence GTGACCGGCCTACTGATCAAGGGCGGCACGGTCATCGGCCCCTCCGGGGCCACGTTCGCCGACGTCCTCGTCGAGGGCGAGACCATCGCGGCCCTGTTCGCCCCCGGCCGCGCCCCCGAAGACACCGCCCGACGCGAGATCGACGCCACCGGCAAGTACGTCATCCCGGGCGGCGTCGACGTGCACACCCACATGCAGCTCCCGTTCGGCGGCACCAGCGCCAGCGACACGTTCGACACCGGCACCCGGGCCGCGGCCTTCGGGGGCACCACCACGATCGTCGACTTCGCGGTGCAGCGCACCGGCGAGGTGGTCGCCGACGGGCTCGCCGCCTGGCACGCCAAGGCCGACGGCGAATGCCACATCGACTACGGCTTCCACATGATCCTCGGCGGGGTCGACGACGCGGCCCTGGCGGCCATGGACCAACTGGTCGAGACCGAGGGCATCACCAGCTTCAAGCTGTTCATGGCCTACCCCGGCGTGTTCTACAGCGACGACGGCCAGATCCTGCGCGCCATGCAGCGGGCCCGCGACAACGGCGCCACGATCATGATGCACGCAGAGAACGGCATCGCCATCGACGTCCTGATCCAGCAGGCCCTGGCCCGGGGCGAGACCGACCCGATCTACCACGGCCTCACCCGGCCCCCGGCCCTGGAGGCCGAGGCGGTGCACAGGGCCATCCGGCTCGCCGAGGTCGCCAGGGACTGCCCGCTCTACATCGTGCACCTGTCGGCCAGCGAGGCCCTCGAACAGGTCGCCGCCGCCCGCGACGCCGGGCGCAACGTGTTCGCGGAGACCTGCCCGCAGTACCTGTATCTGACGTTGGAGGACCAGCTCGGCGCGCCCGGGTTCGAAGGGGCCAAGTGGGTGTGCTCGACCCCGCTGCGCAGCAAGTTCGAGCCGCACGGCCGCGACCTGTGGCGCGGGCTGCGCACCAACGACCTGGCCGTGGTGTCCACCGACCACTGCCCGTTCTGCTTCAAGGACCAGAAGGAACTGGGCGTCGGCGACTTCTCCAAGATCCCCAACGGGATCGGCGGCGTCGAACACAGGATGGACCTGATCTACCAGGGCGTCGTCGACGGACAGCTGTCCCTGCGGCGCTGGGTCGAGACGGTGGCGACCACCCCGGCCCGGATGTTCGGCCTCTACCCGCGCAAGGGCGTCCTGGCCCCCGGTTCCGACGCCGACATCGTCGTCTACGACCCGGCCGGGCACACCACGATCGGCGTCGAGACCCACCACATGAACATGGACCACTCCGCCTACGAGGGCACCCGGATCGACGGCCGGGTCGACACCGTCATCTCCCGGGGCAGCGTGATCGTCGACGGCGCGGGGTACCACGGGCGCAAGGGGCACGGTCGCTACCTGCGGCGGGGCCTGTCGCAGTACCTTATGTAG
- a CDS encoding sensor histidine kinase, translated as MTGRQRAEVFMVVATGCYRLSHVVAGLLLLVQDAVAGRATPREYVICAVGAVWSAALFAHTWRRGWFATGAVWTDVALCGLLAPATAAIWPAAVKLPWAVPLGNSAAAIVGVRLRPVPAALVVAGIAAVDCFVLYRSGVAPGGVAVHANSVIFSAVLTRVFWWYLSRQGELLDAATRRALDAEATRSAERARFAERAAQYRALHDTVLSTLTAIARGGVDVNAGAVRERCAREADYLRRLLVRGAQEDPGGLTEHLERVIRSVECLGLRVVAQYGELPGELPPAVAAALGEAAGEALNNVLRHSGTPEAWVSASGGAGGVVVTVTDRGRGFAADATPGLGLRASVHDRVAEVGGGVRIDSAPGDGTWVELRWPA; from the coding sequence ATGACCGGACGACAACGCGCTGAGGTGTTCATGGTGGTGGCCACCGGCTGCTACCGGCTGAGCCATGTCGTCGCAGGTCTGCTGCTGCTCGTCCAGGACGCGGTCGCCGGCCGGGCCACGCCCCGGGAGTACGTGATCTGCGCGGTCGGCGCGGTGTGGAGCGCGGCGCTGTTCGCGCACACCTGGCGGCGCGGCTGGTTCGCCACCGGCGCTGTGTGGACGGACGTGGCCCTGTGCGGACTGCTCGCGCCGGCCACCGCCGCGATCTGGCCGGCGGCGGTCAAGTTGCCGTGGGCGGTCCCGCTGGGCAACTCGGCCGCGGCGATCGTCGGGGTCCGCCTCCGGCCCGTACCGGCGGCACTCGTCGTGGCGGGGATCGCGGCCGTCGACTGTTTCGTGCTGTACCGCAGCGGGGTCGCCCCCGGCGGGGTGGCCGTGCACGCCAACTCCGTGATCTTCTCCGCCGTGCTGACCCGGGTCTTCTGGTGGTACCTGAGCCGCCAGGGCGAGCTCCTCGACGCCGCCACCCGCCGGGCCCTGGACGCCGAGGCGACCCGCAGCGCCGAGCGAGCCCGGTTCGCCGAGCGGGCGGCACAGTACCGCGCACTGCACGACACGGTGCTGTCCACGCTGACCGCGATCGCGCGGGGCGGGGTCGACGTCAACGCCGGCGCGGTGCGCGAACGCTGCGCCCGGGAGGCCGACTACCTGCGCCGCCTGCTGGTCCGGGGCGCGCAGGAGGACCCCGGCGGGCTCACCGAGCACCTGGAGCGAGTGATCCGGTCGGTGGAGTGCCTGGGTCTGCGGGTCGTCGCGCAGTACGGGGAGCTGCCAGGGGAGCTGCCCCCGGCCGTGGCCGCCGCGCTCGGCGAGGCCGCCGGGGAGGCGCTGAACAACGTGCTGCGGCACTCGGGTACCCCCGAGGCGTGGGTCAGCGCCAGCGGCGGCGCCGGCGGGGTCGTCGTGACGGTGACCGACCGGGGTCGGGGTTTCGCCGCCGACGCGACCCCCGGGCTGGGGCTGCGCGCCTCCGTGCACGACCGGGTCGCCGAGGTCGGCGGTGGGGTGCGGATCGACAGCGCGCCCGGGGACGGCACCTGGGTCGAACTGCGGTGGCCGGCGTGA
- a CDS encoding response regulator transcription factor → MIRVAAVDDDRMLLEGLRSWLADVPGLRLVATVGTVAELTAPADVVLLDLRLRDGTLPADNIRRLVADGNRVLVISTVPDRDQVIAAIRAGAGGYLTKDNDLATLVGALHAVAAGDTAYSPELAHALANDPAGPPLSAQERAVLVAYASGLTLTAAARRAGVSPHTAKAYLDRVKDKYRQAGRPTWTKLDLANRAREDGLL, encoded by the coding sequence GTGATCCGGGTGGCGGCCGTCGACGACGACCGGATGCTGCTGGAGGGGCTGCGGTCCTGGCTGGCCGACGTGCCCGGTCTGCGTCTGGTGGCGACGGTGGGCACCGTGGCGGAGTTGACGGCTCCGGCCGACGTGGTGCTGCTGGACCTGCGGCTGCGCGACGGCACCCTGCCGGCCGACAACATCCGCCGGCTGGTGGCCGACGGGAACCGGGTGCTGGTGATCAGCACGGTCCCGGACCGCGACCAGGTCATCGCCGCGATCCGGGCCGGTGCCGGCGGCTACCTGACGAAGGACAACGACCTGGCCACCCTCGTCGGGGCGCTGCACGCCGTGGCCGCCGGGGACACGGCGTACTCGCCGGAGCTCGCGCACGCCCTCGCCAACGACCCGGCCGGCCCGCCGCTGTCGGCACAGGAGCGGGCCGTGCTGGTCGCCTACGCGTCCGGCCTGACCCTGACGGCGGCGGCCCGCCGGGCCGGGGTGTCCCCGCACACGGCGAAGGCGTACCTGGACCGGGTCAAGGACAAGTACCGGCAGGCGGGCCGGCCCACCTGGACGAAGCTGGACCTGGCCAACCGGGCCCGCGAGGACGGGCTGCTCTAG